The Salvelinus namaycush isolate Seneca chromosome 8, SaNama_1.0, whole genome shotgun sequence genome has a segment encoding these proteins:
- the LOC120052553 gene encoding peroxiredoxin-6-like — protein sequence MPGILLGDVFPNFEAETTIGKIKFHDFLGNSWGILFSHPRDFTPVCTTELACAAKISNEFKKRNVKMIALSIDSVADHLVWSKDVMAFTSDGADSPLPFPIIADDKRVLSVQLGMLDPDELDKDGIPLTARCVFVIGPDKKMKLSILYPATTGRNFDELLRVIDSLQLTALKKVATPVDWKPGEKCMVIPSLSDAEAAELFPNGVTTKELPSGKKYLRYTQP from the exons ATGCCTGGAATACTGCTAGGAGACGTGTTCCCTAACTTCGAAGCTGAGACAACCATCGGCAAGATCAAATTCCATGACTTCTTAGGAAACTC atggGGAATCCTGTTCTCCCACCCCCGGGACTTTACTCCAGTATGTACCACAGAGCTGGCCTGTGCTGCCAAGATCAGCAATGAGTTCAAGAAACGCAACGTCAAGATGATCGCGCTGTCCATCGACAGTGTGGCCGACCACCTGGTCTGGAGCAAG gATGTGATGGCGTTTACCAGTGATGGTGCGGACTCTCCCCTGCCCTTCCCCATCATCGCTGATGATAAGAGGGTGCTTTCAGTTCAGctgggcatgctggaccctgatGAGCTTGACAAGGATGGCATTCCCCTCACTGCACGCTGT GTGTTTGTGATTGGTCCAGATAAGAAGATGAAGCTTTCGATCTTGTACCCTGCCACCACTGGAAGGAACTTTGACGAGCTGCTCCGTGTCATTGACTCTCTGCAGCTCACTGCTCTCAAGAAGGTGGCCACACCTGTCGACtggaag cCTGGTGAGAAGTGTATggttattccctctctctccgaTGCAGAGGCCGCTGAACTTTTCCCCAATGGCGTCACCACCAAAGAGCTGCCTTCTGGAAAGAAGTACCTCCGCTACACACAGCCCTGa
- the LOC120051848 gene encoding putative nuclease HARBI1, protein MKAQNCVFLSALTMACPFVRDVVDEEALVLRRAFRRERVFRDRLDPLAFPDDHLYERYRFSADGIRYLCRLLGPRIKHRTARSHALSVEQMVCVALRFFASGAFLYSVGDAEQLNHTTICRTIRSVCLAIKALADVFISFPGHRRLCDIKEEFYRIAGFPNVIGAVDCTHIRIKAPSGAHEADFVNRKSFHSINVQMVCNADCVISNVVAKWPGSVHDSRIFRASEIYQCLSQGEFSGVLLGDRGYGCQPFLLTPFTDPQEAQQAYNHAHARTRARVEMTFGLLKARFHCLHKLRVSPVRACDITVACAVLHNVACLRKERAPRVPPAMDWDNPAIFPDDDSGRLLRDQYVLNYFS, encoded by the exons atgaaggcccaaaattgtgtgttcctttctgctctgacaatggcaTGCCCATTCGTGCGAGATGTGGTGGATGAAGAAGCACTTGTGCTGAGGAGAGCCTTCAGGCGAGAAAGGGTCTTCAGGGACCGGTTGGACCCACTGGCCTTCCCTGATGACCATCTATATGAAAGATACAGGTTTTCTGCAGATGGCATCAGGTATCTATGCAGACTACTGGGTCCCAGGATTAAGCACCGCACTGCACGGAGCCATGCACTGAGTGTGGAGCAAATGGTTTGTGTGGCCTTGCGCTTTTTTGCTAGTGGAGCCTTCCTGTACTCAGTGGGGGATGCAGAACAGCTGAACCATACCACAATTTGCCGCACAATAaggagtgtgtgtctggctatcaaagcattagcagatgtcttcatctccttccctggccacagaagactctgtgacatcaaagaggagttctataggattgcag gtttccccaatgtcattggtgcagtggactgcacacacataaggataaaagccccctcaggtgcccatgaggccgattttgtgaataggaaatcctttcacagcattaatgttcag atggtctgcaatgctgactgtgtgatcagcaatgttgtggcaaaatggcctggctcagtccatgactccagaatctttcgggcctctgaaatctatcagtgcctatcacaag gagaattctctggtgtgttgctgggagacagggggtatggctgccagccttttctcctgacacctttcacagacccccaggaagcacagcaggcctacaaccatgcccatgccaggaccagggccagagttgaaatgacctttggcctcctgaaggcacgctttcactgccttcacaaattaagggtcagccctgttagggcatgtgatattactgtggcttgtgctgtcctccacaatgtggcctgcctgaggaaggagagggcccCCAGAGTGCCACCAGCCATGGACTGGGACAATCCGGCAATCTTCCCTGATGACGACAGTGGTCGGCTGCTGAGGGACCAATATGTGTTGAATTATTTTAGTTAG
- the LOC120051849 gene encoding phospholipid phosphatase 6-like → MPSPKTKNSANRSAGGSSGLSGSTNGNGRYEFMSLNRTPPPTLLQRQGSDPTAAARLRASESPTRRRGSGSSTSSNTGMPEEDCMRLNPSFIGIALSSLLAIDLWLSKRLGVCACEDSSWGSIRPLMKLIEISGHGIPWLVGTAYGLYKADSAAGQEVMLNLFMALILDLILVGIVKAVVRRRRPSHNRMDMFATFSVDRFSFPSGHATRAAMCARFLLAHLVLAAPLRVLVFLWSCLVGLSRVLLGRHNVTDVLFGFLMGYWQYNLVEMLWVSSLGLQGLLGLIQG, encoded by the exons ATGCCTTCTCCTAAAACCAAAAACAGTGCAAATCGCAGCGCAGGTGGAAGCTCAGGTCTCAGTGGCAGCACCAACGGCAACGGACGCTACGAGTTCATGTCGCTGAACCGAACCCCTCCACCCACTCTTCTCCAACGGCAGGGCTCCGACCCAACCGCTGCAGCCAGACTGCGGGCATCTGAGAGCCCTACCCGGCGAAGGGGCTCCgggtcctccacctcctccaacACAGGCATGCCCGAAGAGGATTGTATGCGGCTCAACCCTTCATTTATCGGGATAGCCCTCAGCTCCCTCCTCGCCATAGACCTGTGGCTTTCCAAGCGGCTGGGGGTGTGTGCCTGTGAAGATTCCTCCTGGGGCAGCATTAGACCATTGATGAAACTTATAGAGATTTCTGGACATGGAATACCATGGCTGGTCGGGACAGCCTACGGCCTGTACAAGGCTGACAGTGCAGCAGGACAGGAGGTTATGCTAAACCTCTTCATGG ctCTCATTCTAGACCTGATCCTGGTTGGCATCGTGAAAGCTGTCGTCCGTCGGCGCCGCCCGTCCCACAACCGCATGGACATGTTCGCCACCTTCTCCGTGGACCGCTTCTCCTTCCCCTCAGGGCACGCCACCCGCGCAGCCATGTGTGCCCGCTTCTTGCTGGCCCACCTGGTCCTGGCTGCACCCCTCAGGGTGCTGGTGTTCTTGTGGTCTTGTCTGGTGGGGCTGAGCCGGGTGCTGCTGGGCAGACACAACGTGACCGACGTGCTGTTTGGCTTCCTAATGGGCTACTGGCAGTACAACCTGGTGGAAATGCTCTGGGTGTCATCACTGGGCCTGCAGGGGCTGCTGGGACTCATCCAGGGGTGA
- the LOC120052554 gene encoding flavin-containing monooxygenase 5-like isoform X1, with the protein MDQAQSVETELERLSHQPPIVSPVLCRKTDRHAGSMSQRVAVIGAGPSGLTSIKSCLDEGLEPTCFESSDDIGGLWRFKETPEPGRSSIYRSLVVNTSKEMMCFSDFPMPADYPNYMLHSQLLQYFRLYAQHFDLLRHITFQTSVLTVRQRPDFSHSGQWEVVTENREGQEQRHVFDGVLVCSGHYTQPVSPLDQFPGHESFPGRCLHSWVYKDADAFRGKRVVVVGIGNSGGDIAVEISRAAEKTFLSTRKGAWVLARMSSSGLPLDMTAISRLTVLLTSLLPRALVNWAAERTLNHRYDHRLYGLQPTHRLLEQKPLINDDLPGRILQGAVVLKPDLRGFQGSGLLFQDGTTEEDIDAVVFCTGYNGNFSFLPPSLCSGPGWDLNLYRRVFPPALERPTLAIMGLFQTKGPIFPAVEMQARWVTRVIAGLTQLPPRKTMLSKIETETKRNMKSCLCPRQAALHVDYIPYLDSLAEQVGVRPNILGLLLREPSVGLRVLLGPCTPYQYRLRGPGKWDGARQAILTQWERVAQPFRTRLEPEPPRPLVLLSPLLITLSTGAGMLAVVLSQCKLTLVLQDLLQDSTHLLDWLSALLWGTE; encoded by the exons ATGGATCAG GCTCAGTCAGTGGAAACTGAATTAGAGCGTCTGTCACATCAGCCTCCTATTGTGTCTCCAGTCCTCTGCAGAAAGACAGACCGCCACGCAGGTAGTATGTCCCAACGTGTGGCAGTGATCGGGGCGGGTCCCTCAGGTCTGACCAGCATCAAGAGCTGTCTGGATGAGGGTCTGGAGCCTACCTGCTTCGAGAGCAGTGATGACATCGGGGGGTTGTGGAGGTTCAAG GAAACCCCTGAGCCGGGCCGCTCTAGTATCTACCGCTCTCTGGTGGTGAACACCTCCAAGGAGATGATGTGTTTCAGTGACTTCCCTATGCCAGCTGACTACCCCAACTACATGCTGCACTCCCAGCTGCTGCAGTACTTCAGGCTTTACGCTCAACACTTTGACCTCCTCAGACACATCACCTTCCAG accAGCGTGCTGACCGTGAGACAGAGGCCAGACTTCAGTCATTCAGGCCAGTGGGAGGTGGTGACAGAGAACAGGGAGGGACAGGAGCAGAGACACGTCTTTGACGGGGTCCTGGTGTGTTCAGGACACTACACACAGCCTGTCTCACCGCTAGACcagttcccag GCCATGAGTCGTTCCCTGGCCGCTGCCTACACAGCTGGGTGTATAAGGATGCTGATGCGTTCCGGGGGAAGAGGGTGGTGGTAGTGGGGATTGGGAACTCTGGAGGAGACATCGCTGTGGAGATCAGCCGGGCTGCAGAGAAG ACCTTCCTGAGTACCCGTAAGGGGGCGTGGGTGTTAGCTCGTATGTCCAGTAGCGGTCTCCCACTGGACATGACGGCCATCTCACGGCTCACCGTCCTGCTGACCTCCCTGCTGCCCAGAGCGCTGGTCAACTGGGCTGCAGAGAGAACCCTTAATCACCGATACGACCACCGCCTCTACGGCCTACAGCCAACACACAG GCTGCTAGAGCAAAAGCCGCTGATCAACGATGACCTTCCAGGCCGTATCCTGCAGGGGGCAGTAGTGCTGAAGCCAGACCTGAGAGGGTTCCAGGGGTCCGGACTGCTGTTCCAGGATGGAACCACGGAGGAGGACATCGATGCAGTGGTCTTCTGTACTGGATACAATGGCAACTTCTCCTTCCTGCCCCCGTCACTATGTTCAGGACCTGGGTGGGATCTCAACCTGTACAG ACGGGTGTTCCCTCCAGCTCTTGAGCGCCCCACGCTGGCCATCATGGGTCTGTTCCAGACTAAAGGACCCATCTTTCCTGCAGTGGAGATGCAGGCCCGCTGGGTCACGAGGGTCatcgcag GGTTGACCCAGCTCCCACCACGGAAAACGATGCTGTCCAAAATCGAGACGGAGACGAAGAGGAACATGAAGAG TTGCCTGTGTCCCAGACAGGCAGCTCTCCATGTGGATTATATACCATACCTGGACTCCCTGGCTGAGCAGGTGGGGGTTCGTCCCAACATCCTAGGGCTGCTGCTGAGGGAGCCTAGTGTGGGGCTGCGTGTACTGCTAGGGCCCTGCACACCTTACCAGTACCGCCTAAGAGGGCCGGGAAAGTGGGACGGGGCCCGACAGGCCATCCTCACTCAGTGGGAGCGCGTAGCCCAGCCCTTCAGAACCAG ACTGGAGCCAGAACCCCCCAGGCCCTTGGTCCTTCTGTCCCCCTTGCTGATCACGCTGTCCACGGGAGCTGGGATGCtagctgtggtcctctcccagtgtaAACTGACCTTAGTTCTACAGGACCTACTACAGGACTCAACTCACCTGCTGGACTGGCTCTCAGCACTACTGTGGGGCACGGAGTAG
- the LOC120052554 gene encoding flavin-containing monooxygenase 5-like isoform X2, with amino-acid sequence MSQRVAVIGAGPSGLTSIKSCLDEGLEPTCFESSDDIGGLWRFKETPEPGRSSIYRSLVVNTSKEMMCFSDFPMPADYPNYMLHSQLLQYFRLYAQHFDLLRHITFQTSVLTVRQRPDFSHSGQWEVVTENREGQEQRHVFDGVLVCSGHYTQPVSPLDQFPGHESFPGRCLHSWVYKDADAFRGKRVVVVGIGNSGGDIAVEISRAAEKTFLSTRKGAWVLARMSSSGLPLDMTAISRLTVLLTSLLPRALVNWAAERTLNHRYDHRLYGLQPTHRLLEQKPLINDDLPGRILQGAVVLKPDLRGFQGSGLLFQDGTTEEDIDAVVFCTGYNGNFSFLPPSLCSGPGWDLNLYRRVFPPALERPTLAIMGLFQTKGPIFPAVEMQARWVTRVIAGLTQLPPRKTMLSKIETETKRNMKSCLCPRQAALHVDYIPYLDSLAEQVGVRPNILGLLLREPSVGLRVLLGPCTPYQYRLRGPGKWDGARQAILTQWERVAQPFRTRLEPEPPRPLVLLSPLLITLSTGAGMLAVVLSQCKLTLVLQDLLQDSTHLLDWLSALLWGTE; translated from the exons ATGTCCCAACGTGTGGCAGTGATCGGGGCGGGTCCCTCAGGTCTGACCAGCATCAAGAGCTGTCTGGATGAGGGTCTGGAGCCTACCTGCTTCGAGAGCAGTGATGACATCGGGGGGTTGTGGAGGTTCAAG GAAACCCCTGAGCCGGGCCGCTCTAGTATCTACCGCTCTCTGGTGGTGAACACCTCCAAGGAGATGATGTGTTTCAGTGACTTCCCTATGCCAGCTGACTACCCCAACTACATGCTGCACTCCCAGCTGCTGCAGTACTTCAGGCTTTACGCTCAACACTTTGACCTCCTCAGACACATCACCTTCCAG accAGCGTGCTGACCGTGAGACAGAGGCCAGACTTCAGTCATTCAGGCCAGTGGGAGGTGGTGACAGAGAACAGGGAGGGACAGGAGCAGAGACACGTCTTTGACGGGGTCCTGGTGTGTTCAGGACACTACACACAGCCTGTCTCACCGCTAGACcagttcccag GCCATGAGTCGTTCCCTGGCCGCTGCCTACACAGCTGGGTGTATAAGGATGCTGATGCGTTCCGGGGGAAGAGGGTGGTGGTAGTGGGGATTGGGAACTCTGGAGGAGACATCGCTGTGGAGATCAGCCGGGCTGCAGAGAAG ACCTTCCTGAGTACCCGTAAGGGGGCGTGGGTGTTAGCTCGTATGTCCAGTAGCGGTCTCCCACTGGACATGACGGCCATCTCACGGCTCACCGTCCTGCTGACCTCCCTGCTGCCCAGAGCGCTGGTCAACTGGGCTGCAGAGAGAACCCTTAATCACCGATACGACCACCGCCTCTACGGCCTACAGCCAACACACAG GCTGCTAGAGCAAAAGCCGCTGATCAACGATGACCTTCCAGGCCGTATCCTGCAGGGGGCAGTAGTGCTGAAGCCAGACCTGAGAGGGTTCCAGGGGTCCGGACTGCTGTTCCAGGATGGAACCACGGAGGAGGACATCGATGCAGTGGTCTTCTGTACTGGATACAATGGCAACTTCTCCTTCCTGCCCCCGTCACTATGTTCAGGACCTGGGTGGGATCTCAACCTGTACAG ACGGGTGTTCCCTCCAGCTCTTGAGCGCCCCACGCTGGCCATCATGGGTCTGTTCCAGACTAAAGGACCCATCTTTCCTGCAGTGGAGATGCAGGCCCGCTGGGTCACGAGGGTCatcgcag GGTTGACCCAGCTCCCACCACGGAAAACGATGCTGTCCAAAATCGAGACGGAGACGAAGAGGAACATGAAGAG TTGCCTGTGTCCCAGACAGGCAGCTCTCCATGTGGATTATATACCATACCTGGACTCCCTGGCTGAGCAGGTGGGGGTTCGTCCCAACATCCTAGGGCTGCTGCTGAGGGAGCCTAGTGTGGGGCTGCGTGTACTGCTAGGGCCCTGCACACCTTACCAGTACCGCCTAAGAGGGCCGGGAAAGTGGGACGGGGCCCGACAGGCCATCCTCACTCAGTGGGAGCGCGTAGCCCAGCCCTTCAGAACCAG ACTGGAGCCAGAACCCCCCAGGCCCTTGGTCCTTCTGTCCCCCTTGCTGATCACGCTGTCCACGGGAGCTGGGATGCtagctgtggtcctctcccagtgtaAACTGACCTTAGTTCTACAGGACCTACTACAGGACTCAACTCACCTGCTGGACTGGCTCTCAGCACTACTGTGGGGCACGGAGTAG